In the Candidatus Eisenbacteria bacterium genome, one interval contains:
- a CDS encoding glycogen-binding domain-containing protein, translating to MTRGADGVWSRTEQLPSGRYQYKFKVDEVNWKEDPNNPERVDDGYGGFNSLLIVK from the coding sequence GGCGTGTGGAGCCGCACCGAGCAACTCCCGTCGGGACGCTACCAGTACAAGTTCAAGGTCGACGAAGTGAACTGGAAGGAAGACCCGAACAATCCGGAGCGCGTGGACGACGGCTACGGCGGGTTCAATTCCCTCTTGATCGTGAAGTGA